Proteins encoded by one window of Heterodontus francisci isolate sHetFra1 chromosome 12, sHetFra1.hap1, whole genome shotgun sequence:
- the LOC137375693 gene encoding homeodomain-interacting protein kinase 4-like — translation MSLMYSDTDVYDVIAVLGKGTFGEVAKCWKRTTGHFVAIKIIRNYNFRKGVVKCELKMLRMLGTVDSDKFHIVRFFESFNDDAKLCLVFELLEQSLYEYQKENKFVPLPIRHIRSITKQVLIALQKLKELSIVHTDIKPENIMLVEQAQFPFKVKVIDFGSACILSEIQQIKGPYIQSRFYRSPEILLGLPFSEKLDMWSLGCVMAELHLGWPIYPGTNEYDQIRYIVETQGLPSDQLLEIASKTHHFFKKARQPNSTYQWKLKSVDEYQAETMVQPLETRTRSMHSLDQLLTINGTKTMFPDKELKAELFDQLMMVALIKKILTYDSGQRIAANVALKHPFITMQKLKSKYKHTKYYEISAQALCAALRCNEKEEKQVLCCQRLKQSCYFNTESYEQVHAQQKPQVTNKLTDTDDLDSSATDEFEKQTEVMQAQTAAFMAVDYIVQRDFWGWILKALWERDSVHHMLIMQFGMHVVLGYSFSKLTPHVFSNVSTGFHH, via the exons ATGTCTCTAATGTACTCTGACACCGATGTCTATGACGTCATTGCTGTTTTAGGAAAAGGAACATTTGGAGAAGtggcaaaatgttggaaaaggaCCACCGGCCACTTTGTGGCCATAAAGATAATCAGGAACTATAATTTCCGGAAAGGAGTCGTCAAGTGTGAGTTAAAAATGCTAAGAATGTTGGGAACTGTGGATTCAGACAAGTTCCACATTGTTCGTTTTTTTGAGTCCTTTAATGATGATGCCAAGCTATGCCTGGTATTCGAGCTTCTGGAGCAAAGTTTATACGAGTATCAGAAGGAAAATAAGTTTGTCCCTCTGCCAATCAGGCACATTCGTTCGATCACTAAACAGGTTCTAATTGCTCTGCAGAAATTGAAGGAGCTCTCTATTGTCCACACAGACATCAAACCCGAAAACATCATGCTTGTTGAACAGGCTCAATttcctttcaaagtcaaggtgattGATTTTGGTTCAGCCTGCATATTGTCTGAAATTCAGCAAATCAAAG GGCCATACATCCAATCTAGATTTTACCGATCACCTGAGATCTTGCTTGGATTACCCTTCTCTGAAAAATTGGACATGTGGTCTCTTGGTTGTGTTATGGCAGAGCTTCATCTTGGTTGGCCCATCTACCCAGGTACCAATGAGTATGACCAGATTAGATACATTGTCGAAACACAAGGGCTACCAAGTGACCAACTGTTGGAAATAGCCAGTAAAACCCACCATTTCTTCAAAAAAGCTCGTCAACCTAATTCAACTTACCAGTGGAAGCTCAAATCAGTGGATGAATATCAAGCCGAGACCATGGTGCAACCTTTGGAGACCAGAACAAGAAGCATGCATTCACTTGACCAACTTCTGACAATCAATGGCACTAAAACTATGTTCCCAGATAAGGAGCTCAAAGCTGAATTGTTTGACCAGTTGATGATGGTGGCACTGATAAAGAAAATTCTCACCTATGATTCTGGGCAGCGCATTGCTGCAAATGTAGCCTTAAAGCACCCATTTATTACAATGCAGAAGCTCAAATCaaaatacaaacatacaaaataTTATGAGATATCTGCACAAGCTCTCTGTGCAGCTCTACGCTGTAATGAAAAAGAGGAAAAGCAGGTTCTGTGCTGTCAAAGGCTCAAACAGAGTTGCTATTTCAATACTGAATCGTATGAACAGGTTCATGCTCAGCAAAAGCCTCAAGTCACCAATAAACTAACAGATACTGATGACTTGGATAGTTCAGCTACTGATGAATTCGAGAAACAG actgaagtcatgcaagctcagactgctgccttcatggctgtggattacattgTACAAAGGGACTTCTGGGGCTGGATTTTGAAAGCTCTGTGGGAGCGGGA ctctgtccatcacatgctgataatgcagtttggcatgcatgtagtcctgggttatagcttcagcAAGTTGACACCTCATGTGTTCTCTAATGTCAGCACTGGGTTCCACCACTAA